From a region of the Daphnia pulicaria isolate SC F1-1A chromosome 1, SC_F0-13Bv2, whole genome shotgun sequence genome:
- the LOC124347422 gene encoding collagen alpha-1(I) chain-like has product MKFSALILACFVVFLAGKTYAYPTEDGSIPEADSKIPAVGADDDEDLSWYKPIAVILKPATEKELEDRLDPSTSGTEEDAFPFNPPLPPMTPAVSFQRQPLPPWGYRPLLPPWHPYFFRSNYYYGQPEANLFRSSHDDLNFPVKREDDDQGSWLSSLGLAAYRTEDLFGEKDPGPHVGFRGDDVEGGTRQQGGHQHGTNVVKLKPFSHKHSKQQWMQDFYGPPGAVGPIGPAGKDGTNGINGINGVDGKDGKDGDQGPAGPIGPPGQVGPPGTNGVNGPAGAEGSPGVPGVQGIQGIQGNTGPQGIQGEKGAAGINGLDGLNGLNGKDGIAGPPGPQGPIGVPGKNGKDGKDGPIGPIGQAGPAGIPGTDGKDAIDGTDGSDGTIGAAGPPGPSGKDGKNGSPGQPGTDGQDGQDGTPGEPGPAGAAGAAGSAGPAGPPGVPGAPGAPGAPGSG; this is encoded by the exons atgaaattttcg GCTCTTATACTGGCGTGTTTCGTTGTTTTCCTGGCGGGAAAGACGTACGCTTATCCGACGGAAGACGGAAGCATTCCGGAAGCGGATTCGAAAATTCCGGCAGTCGGTgctgacgacgacgaggatTTGAGTTGGTACAAACCAATCGCTGTCATTTTGAAACCGGCCACCGAAAAGGAACTGGAGGATCGACTGGATCCTTCCACTTCCGGGACCGAAGAAGATGCATTTCCATTCAATCCACCGCTGCCACCAATGACGCCTGCCGTTTCCTTCCAGCGGCAGCCGCTTCCACCCTGGGGCTACCGGCCACTACTGCCACCGTGGCATCCGTATTTCTTCCGGAGCAATTATTACTACGGCCAACCGGAAGCAAATTTGTTTCGAAGTTCTCACGacgatttgaatttcccggttAAAAGAGAAGATGATGACCAGGGCAGTTGGCTGTCCAGTTTGGGACTGGCTGCCTATCGGACGGAAGACCTGTTTGGTGAAAAAGACCCTGGGCCACATGTTGGATTCCGGGGGGATGATGTCGAGGGTGGGACCCGCCAACAAGGTGGTCATCAGCACGGAACTAACGTAGTTAAGTTAAAGCCCTTTTCGCACAAACATAGTAAGCAGCAGTGGATGCAGGATTTTTACGGGCCGCCAGGTGCAGTCGGCCCCATTGGTCCAGCAG GGAAAGACGGAACGAACGGAATCAACGGAATTAACGGAGTGGACGGCAAGGATGGCAAAGATGGAGATCAGGGACCTGCTGGACCCATTGGACCACCAGGACAAGTCG gtcctcCGGGGACAAATGGAGTTAACGGACCAGCGGGGGCTGAGGGCTCCCCCGGAGTACCCGGAGTACAAGGCATCCAGGGCATCCAGGGCAATACCGGACCGCAGGGCATTCAAG GAGAAAAGGGAGCGGCCGGAATTAATGGCCTAGACGGACTTAACGGGTTGAACGGAAAGGACGGAATTGCGGGACCTCCAGGACCCCAAG GACCGATTGGAGTGCCCggtaaaaatggaaaagatggCAAAGACGGGCCGATTGGTCCCATCGGCCAAGCAG GCCCGGCTGGAATTCCTGGAACAGATGGAAAGGACGCAATCGACGGAACAGACGGATCGGACGGAACAATTGGAGCAGCCGGACCTCCTG GACCCTCAGGAAAAGATGGCAAAAATGGAAGTCCTGGACAGCCGGGCACAGACGGACAAGATGGTCAGGATGGAACACCTGGTGAACCGGGGCCAGCTGGAGCTGCCGGCGCCGCTGGAAGTGCTGGACCCGCCGGACCac CCGGAGTGCCAGGAGCACCGGGAGCACCTGGAGCTCCAGGATCGGGATAA
- the LOC124347470 gene encoding collagen alpha-2(I) chain-like: MKSAVSLCCLLAVSVVITWAYPTTEGENRNYRMDVNSTVEEDYGWYAPVAMLFTPLSKESAKGRWNAIRPRVPFSWQNANPWHGHPERNRPSDSNDSQLSRIIDSIMETGAVYLPKKSVSSLETNSQFMSTGGIAEPRNPQFGINMGAFNIKKKQAFPWSNVAGTPGIPGTDGVNGVDGKHGKDGKDGAVGPVGPPGTKGETGSTGKDGCDGLPGPPGMIGPIGPPGLQGIQGLTGPLGSAGVPGEIGEAGKDGRDGSDGINGKDGTNGVPGPAGPIGSSGKDAKDGKNGQAGKGGPPGLIGVDGKDGTDGVDGKDGSDGQQGLVGPRGTPGQNGKDGASGQYGQPGQYGTDGKDGQSGTPGPVGPAGTPGSDGTGGQAGTGGPPGIPGLVGIPGLHGTAGLPGIPGEPGEPGPAGPAGGAGAAGAAGTAGAAGTAGSPGSDGAQGAQGG; this comes from the exons ATGAAATCGGCG GTGTCTTTGTGTTGTCTGTTGGCCGTTTCCGTAGTCATCACGTGGGCCTACCCGACGACCGAAGGAGAAAACCGGAATTACCGGATGGATGTTAACTCCACGGTTGAGGAAGACTACGGATGGTACGCTCCCGTCGCCATGTTATTCACACCGTTATCAAAAGAATCAGCCAAAGGCAGGTGGAATGCCATCCGGCCAAGGGTACCCTTCAGCTGGCAGAACGCCAATCCGTGGCATGGCCATCCAGAAAGAAATCGTCCGTCCGACTCCAACGACAGCCAACTGTCTCGAATAATCGATTCGATTATGGAAACCGGAGCCGTTTACCTGCCCAAGAAATCCGTCAGCAGTCTTGAAACCAACAGCCAGTTTATGTCGACAg GTGGAATTGCTGAACCTAGAAATCCGCAATTCGGCATCAATATGGGTGCATTCAacattaaaaagaaacaggCCTTCCCTTGGTCGAATGTAGCTGGAACTCCTGGAATACCTG gTACTGATGGGGTAAATGGAGTTGATGGTAAACACGGAAAGGATGGCAAAGATGGAGCAGTAGGGCCTGTTGGGCCGCCAGGAACTAAAGGAGAAACGg GTTCGACTGGAAAAGACGGTTGTGATGGACTTCCCGGGCCGCCTGGAATGATAGGACCTATCGGACCACCGGGATTGCAAGGCATTCAAGGATTAACCGGGCCGCTAGGATCTGCAGGAGTACCCG GAGAAATAGGGGAAGCGGGGAAAGACGGACGAGATGGATCGGACGGAATCAACGGCAAAGATGGGACTAACGGAGTACCTGGTCCTGCAG GACCTATTGGATCTAGCGGGAAAGATGCCAAGGACGGTAAAAACGGCCAAGCGGGCAAAGGAGGTCCTCCAG gtCTGATTGGTGTTGACGGGAAAGACGGAACAGATGGCGTCGATGGCAAAGATGGAAGCGATGGACAACAAGGATTGGTTGGTCCCCGAG GTACTCCAGggcaaaatggaaaagatGGGGCTTCCGGACAATATGGGCAGCCTGGCCAGTACGGAACAGACGGCAAAGACGGGCAAAGTGGCACTCCTGGTCCTGTTGGTCCCGCAGGAACGCCCGGAAGTGACGGCACTGGGGGTCAAGCAGGAACAG GTGGTCCTCCTGGTATTCCTGGACTGGTTGGAATTCCAGGTCTTCATGGCACAGCAGGATTGCCTGGAATACCGGGAGAGCCGGGCGAACCAGGCCCTGCTGGGCCGGCGGGCGGAGCAGGGGCGGCTGGGGCCGCTGGAACAGCAG GTGCAGCAGGGACTGCGGGAAGTCCAGGATCAGACGGAGCCCAAGGTGCACAAGGAGGCTAA